One genomic segment of Ancylobacter sp. IITR112 includes these proteins:
- a CDS encoding lytic murein transglycosylase, with protein MMFPALRRPLVAAALVLGLLLAARPALADAGFDRWLAAQWPAAQAMGISRATFERETAGLEPDYGLPDLALPGKPKAPDRQAEFVQTPAAYLSDKAIASYATRGRKLAAQYRAQLAALERQFGVPGSILLAIWARETSYGGAKLNHDALRVLATQAYVGRRKEEFRAEFLAALKILDEGHVSRAGMKSSWAGAMGLTQFMPTGYLAYGVDLDGDGTANIWTDVPEALAATASLLKQKGWQAGKRWAYEITVPAGFDCTLAEPETRLSIGEWLKRGVRIADGRRVPPSALKDEASIIMPAGPYGPAFLTPANYFVLKSYNFADLYVLYVGHLADRIEDDRPFARDWAEIALVKTRDLEFMQKVLTREGFYADKIDGKAGMKTRAALGAYQKANGLAVDCWPDAAVLAHMRRGG; from the coding sequence ATGATGTTCCCTGCGCTTCGTCGCCCCCTTGTCGCCGCCGCCCTGGTGCTGGGCCTCCTCCTTGCCGCGCGCCCGGCCCTCGCCGATGCCGGTTTCGACCGCTGGCTCGCCGCGCAATGGCCGGCGGCGCAGGCCATGGGCATTTCCCGCGCCACCTTCGAGCGCGAGACCGCCGGGCTTGAGCCCGATTACGGCCTGCCCGACCTCGCGCTTCCCGGCAAGCCGAAGGCGCCCGACCGGCAGGCGGAGTTCGTGCAGACCCCGGCCGCCTATCTCTCCGACAAGGCGATCGCCAGCTATGCCACGCGCGGGCGCAAGCTGGCGGCGCAGTACCGCGCGCAGCTCGCGGCGCTGGAGCGGCAGTTCGGCGTTCCGGGCTCGATCCTGCTCGCCATCTGGGCGCGCGAGACTTCCTATGGCGGCGCCAAGCTGAACCATGACGCGCTGCGGGTGCTGGCGACGCAGGCCTATGTCGGGCGCCGCAAGGAGGAATTCCGCGCCGAATTCCTCGCCGCGCTGAAAATCCTCGACGAGGGCCATGTCAGCCGCGCCGGCATGAAAAGCTCCTGGGCCGGGGCGATGGGGCTGACCCAGTTCATGCCCACCGGCTATCTCGCCTATGGCGTCGATCTCGACGGCGACGGCACCGCCAATATCTGGACCGACGTGCCGGAGGCGCTGGCCGCCACGGCGAGCCTGCTGAAGCAGAAGGGCTGGCAGGCCGGAAAACGCTGGGCCTATGAGATCACCGTGCCGGCCGGCTTCGACTGCACGCTGGCCGAGCCGGAGACGCGGCTGAGCATCGGCGAATGGCTGAAGCGTGGGGTAAGGATCGCCGACGGGCGGCGCGTGCCGCCCTCCGCGCTGAAGGACGAGGCCTCCATCATCATGCCGGCCGGGCCCTATGGCCCGGCCTTCCTCACGCCGGCCAACTATTTCGTGCTGAAAAGCTACAATTTCGCCGACCTCTACGTCCTCTATGTCGGCCACCTCGCCGACCGCATCGAGGACGACAGGCCCTTCGCTCGCGACTGGGCGGAGATCGCGCTGGTGAAGACGCGCGATCTCGAATTCATGCAGAAGGTGCTGACGCGGGAGGGCTTCTACGCCGACAAGATCGACGGCAAGGCCGGTATGAAGACCCGCGCCGCGCTCGGCGCCTATCAGAAGGCCAACGGTCTCGCCGTCGACTGCTGGCCCGACGCCGCCGTGCTGGCGCATATGCGACGCGGCGGCTGA
- the metF gene encoding methylenetetrahydrofolate reductase [NAD(P)H]: MSSDVERRSRRAGGRPISVSFEFFPPKTPEMETTLWNSITRLAPLAPKFVSVTYGAGGSTRERTHATVERIVQETRLAPAAHLTCVSATRGEVDEVVRGYWDAGVRHIVALRGDPPGGVGHHYEPHPDGYRTTAELVAGIRRIANFEVSVSAYPEKHPESASLDTDLDILAAKVEAGATRAITQCFFDNDLYFAYLDKVRARGIDVPIVPGILPVSNFKQAKNFSEKTGTFMPDWLAARFEGLDNDPETRKLIAAAVAAEQVFDLVDRGVTEFHFYTLNRADLVYAVCHLLGIRPPQEVNGASGHGNGAAAA, from the coding sequence ATGTCGTCGGATGTCGAGCGCCGCAGCCGCCGCGCCGGCGGGCGGCCCATTTCGGTCTCGTTCGAGTTTTTCCCGCCGAAGACGCCGGAAATGGAGACCACGCTGTGGAACTCCATCACCCGTCTCGCCCCGCTGGCGCCGAAATTCGTCTCGGTGACCTATGGCGCCGGCGGCTCCACCCGTGAGCGCACCCATGCCACGGTGGAGCGCATCGTGCAGGAAACCCGCCTCGCGCCGGCGGCGCATCTCACCTGCGTCTCCGCCACCAGGGGCGAGGTCGACGAGGTGGTGCGCGGCTATTGGGACGCCGGGGTCCGCCACATCGTGGCGCTGCGCGGCGACCCGCCGGGCGGGGTCGGCCATCACTATGAGCCGCACCCGGACGGCTACCGCACCACGGCGGAACTGGTCGCCGGCATCCGCCGCATCGCCAATTTCGAAGTGTCGGTCTCGGCCTATCCCGAGAAGCACCCGGAAAGCGCCTCGCTCGACACCGATCTCGACATTCTCGCTGCCAAGGTGGAGGCCGGGGCGACCCGCGCCATCACCCAGTGCTTCTTCGACAACGACCTCTACTTCGCCTATCTCGACAAGGTGCGGGCGCGCGGCATCGACGTGCCGATCGTGCCGGGCATCCTTCCCGTCTCGAATTTCAAGCAGGCGAAGAACTTCTCGGAGAAGACCGGCACCTTCATGCCGGACTGGCTGGCGGCGCGCTTCGAAGGGCTCGACAATGACCCCGAGACCCGCAAGCTGATCGCCGCCGCGGTCGCGGCCGAGCAGGTGTTCGATCTCGTCGATCGCGGCGTCACCGAGTTCCATTTCTACACGCTCAACCGCGCCGATCTCGTCTATGCGGTCTGCCACCTGCTGGGCATCCGCCCGCCGCAGGAGGTCAATGGCGCGAGCGGGCATGGCAACGGGGCGGCGGCGGCCTGA
- a CDS encoding HdeD family acid-resistance protein: MSSQSGSLSPTPGGMVAGHLSELRAKWGWFVALGLLMVMAGAIALGNLVLSTVVSVLYIGVMMAISGGAQVIHAFQVKTWGAFAFWLLDGLLFLAAGLVCIFVPMVAAEFLTLFLGVSLIVGGVFRLVAAFRLRPAEGWGWIAFSAVIAILLGIEIIAGWPVSGLWVLGLLLGIDLVFNGIAVLFLGFGLKK, encoded by the coding sequence ATGTCTTCGCAATCGGGTTCCCTCTCGCCGACGCCGGGCGGCATGGTCGCCGGGCACCTTTCCGAACTGCGCGCCAAATGGGGCTGGTTCGTCGCGCTCGGCCTGTTGATGGTCATGGCCGGCGCCATCGCGCTCGGCAATCTCGTGCTCAGCACCGTCGTCTCCGTGCTCTATATCGGCGTGATGATGGCCATTTCCGGCGGCGCGCAGGTGATCCACGCCTTCCAGGTCAAGACCTGGGGCGCCTTCGCCTTCTGGCTGCTCGACGGGCTGCTGTTCCTTGCCGCCGGCCTCGTCTGCATCTTCGTGCCGATGGTGGCGGCCGAGTTCCTCACCCTGTTCCTCGGCGTGTCGCTGATTGTCGGCGGCGTGTTCCGTCTGGTCGCCGCCTTCCGCCTGCGTCCGGCCGAGGGCTGGGGCTGGATCGCCTTTTCCGCCGTTATCGCCATTCTGCTCGGCATCGAAATCATCGCCGGCTGGCCGGTGAGCGGCCTGTGGGTGCTCGGCCTGCTGCTCGGCATCGACCTGGTGTTCAACGGCATCGCCGTGCTGTTCCTCGGCTTCGGCCTGAAGAAGTAG
- a CDS encoding DUF559 domain-containing protein translates to MGSLRNSTQRSLRPRSATIRFERPTQSAPFNLSPWGRGWRAAPIDRYIVDFLCVDAKLVVELDGGPHAAERDVQRTRVIEACGYLVIRFWNNDVPMNIDGVVVRILEALRAAAPHPNPLPDGEREQERR, encoded by the coding sequence ATGGGCTCGCTGAGAAACTCGACGCAGCGATCGCTGAGGCCGAGAAGCGCCACGATACGTTTCGAAAGGCCCACGCAATCGGCGCCATTTAACCTCTCCCCGTGGGGGAGAGGTTGGCGTGCAGCGCCGATCGACCGATACATCGTCGATTTCCTCTGCGTCGATGCGAAGCTTGTAGTCGAACTCGACGGCGGACCGCATGCCGCCGAGCGAGACGTGCAAAGGACGCGGGTGATCGAGGCCTGTGGCTATCTGGTCATCCGTTTCTGGAATAACGACGTGCCGATGAACATTGACGGGGTTGTTGTGCGCATTCTCGAAGCCTTGCGCGCAGCGGCCCCTCACCCCAACCCTCTCCCCGACGGCGAGAGGGAGCAAGAGCGACGGTGA
- the prmB gene encoding 50S ribosomal protein L3 N(5)-glutamine methyltransferase produces the protein MTATDDLKTVRDFVRYAVSRFTEAGVSFGHGTTQALDEAAFMVLEGLHLPVDDLAPWLDARLTHEERLRLTNLIEQRCTTRQPAAYLLGRTYIGGVPFRSDKRAIVPRSFIGELMAGELFTGGDYSLVPQPETVGRVLDLCTGSGCLAILAAMTFPNAQVDAVDLSPDALALAAENVAEHGLEERVRLLEGDLFGPIEGEVYDLIITNPPYVDEAAMAALPAEYRHEPSLAFAGGPDGLDIVRRILAEAPAHLSPGGGIICEFGTGKEILQAEYPHLPFLWLDTEASEGEVFWLSAADLTVNADLRVINRMPR, from the coding sequence ATGACGGCAACGGACGATCTGAAGACGGTCAGGGATTTCGTGCGCTATGCCGTGAGCCGCTTCACCGAGGCCGGCGTGAGCTTCGGCCATGGCACGACGCAAGCGCTGGACGAGGCCGCCTTCATGGTGCTGGAAGGGCTGCACCTGCCGGTGGACGACCTCGCCCCCTGGCTCGACGCGCGGCTGACCCATGAGGAGCGCCTGCGCCTCACCAACCTTATCGAGCAGCGCTGCACCACCCGCCAGCCCGCCGCCTATCTGCTCGGCCGCACCTATATTGGCGGCGTGCCGTTCCGCTCGGACAAGCGCGCCATCGTGCCGCGCTCCTTCATCGGCGAACTGATGGCGGGCGAACTGTTCACCGGCGGCGACTATTCGCTCGTTCCCCAGCCGGAAACGGTCGGCCGCGTGCTGGACCTGTGCACCGGCTCGGGCTGCCTCGCCATTCTCGCCGCCATGACCTTTCCCAACGCGCAGGTCGACGCCGTAGACCTCTCCCCCGACGCGCTGGCGCTGGCGGCGGAGAATGTCGCCGAACACGGGCTGGAAGAGCGGGTGCGGCTGCTGGAGGGCGACCTGTTCGGCCCGATCGAGGGTGAGGTCTACGACCTCATCATCACCAACCCGCCCTATGTCGATGAAGCGGCGATGGCCGCGCTGCCGGCGGAATACCGCCATGAGCCCAGCCTCGCCTTTGCCGGCGGGCCGGACGGGCTTGACATCGTGCGCCGCATCCTCGCCGAGGCACCGGCGCATCTGTCGCCCGGCGGCGGCATCATCTGCGAATTCGGGACGGGCAAGGAAATCCTGCAGGCGGAATATCCGCATCTGCCCTTCCTCTGGCTCGACACCGAGGCCAGCGAGGGCGAGGTGTTCTGGCTCTCCGCCGCCGATCTCACGGTCAATGCGGATCTGCGCGTCATCAACCGCATGCCGCGCTGA
- a CDS encoding SGNH/GDSL hydrolase family protein, whose amino-acid sequence MAAAEGGKPCAAPSALTRAGFALPRLARSLEKKEPTTILVVNSASTAKRAGTDEAGKDSAAKDSATKDSAGKTVARRSFPSYIEETLRARYPEGGIVVATRSAPRATAEAMLDDLPEMLAETKPALMIWQTGTFDAILGAETSAFSDAVGSGIRLAHAAGADVVLISPQYSPRTALAFDIGPYTNALRWTARLEGVPFFDRYAIMRFWEDDGIFDLDASRPSPTLFDEVHRCIGRLLVGLIVDGVDLRTLGSR is encoded by the coding sequence GTGGCTGCCGCCGAGGGCGGGAAGCCATGCGCGGCACCCTCGGCGCTTACCCGCGCGGGCTTCGCCCTGCCGCGCCTCGCCCGCTCGCTGGAGAAGAAGGAGCCGACCACGATCCTGGTCGTGAACTCCGCCAGCACCGCCAAGCGCGCCGGCACGGACGAGGCGGGCAAGGACAGCGCGGCCAAGGACAGCGCGACCAAGGACAGCGCGGGCAAGACCGTCGCCCGCCGCAGCTTTCCCAGCTATATCGAGGAGACGCTGCGCGCCCGTTATCCCGAGGGCGGCATCGTGGTCGCCACCCGCAGCGCGCCGCGCGCCACCGCCGAGGCGATGCTCGACGACCTGCCAGAGATGCTGGCGGAGACGAAGCCGGCGCTGATGATCTGGCAGACCGGCACCTTCGACGCCATTCTGGGCGCCGAGACCTCCGCCTTTTCCGACGCGGTCGGCAGCGGCATCCGCCTCGCCCATGCGGCCGGGGCCGATGTCGTCCTGATCAGCCCGCAATACAGCCCGCGCACTGCCCTCGCCTTCGATATCGGCCCCTATACCAATGCGCTGCGCTGGACGGCGCGGCTCGAAGGCGTGCCGTTCTTCGACCGCTATGCCATCATGCGGTTCTGGGAAGACGACGGCATTTTCGATCTCGACGCCTCCCGCCCCTCCCCCACGCTGTTTGACGAGGTGCATCGCTGCATCGGCCGGCTTCTGGTCGGCCTGATCGTCGATGGCGTCGACCTGCGAACACTTGGTTCCCGCTGA
- a CDS encoding ArsR/SmtB family transcription factor — translation MSASPLGFALLLDGLKAAGEDTRLRLLALIGEGELTVSELTEILGQSQPRISRHLKLLAEAGLVERFREASWVFYRRAVDTPGAALTDALLDLMAPDDEVLLRDRERLEAVRAARAAHAQAYFRAHAHEWDAIRRLHAPEEQVEAAIRQALAGGRIGSLLDLGTGTGRILELFADEMERGVGIDLSAEMLAVARANLDRAGVRNATVRQGDIYSLALPRDAFDVVIVHQVLHFLEDAPRAIKEAARVLRPGGRLLVVDFDPHDLEFLREQHAHRRLGFAPEIMESWLAQAGLVPQSHRLLAPKGDGRLTVSLWLARDPRAVRAEAQHDKEVA, via the coding sequence TTGTCCGCTTCCCCGCTCGGTTTCGCGTTGCTGCTCGATGGCCTCAAGGCGGCCGGCGAGGATACGCGGCTGCGCCTGCTGGCGCTGATCGGCGAGGGCGAACTGACCGTTTCCGAGCTTACCGAGATTCTGGGCCAGTCGCAGCCGCGAATCTCGCGCCATCTCAAGCTGCTGGCGGAAGCCGGGCTGGTCGAGCGCTTCCGCGAGGCGAGCTGGGTGTTCTACCGCCGAGCGGTGGACACGCCCGGCGCCGCGCTCACCGATGCGCTGCTGGACCTCATGGCCCCCGATGACGAGGTGCTGCTGCGCGACCGCGAGCGGCTGGAGGCGGTGCGTGCCGCCCGCGCCGCCCATGCGCAGGCCTATTTCCGTGCCCATGCGCATGAATGGGACGCCATCCGCCGCCTGCACGCGCCGGAGGAACAGGTGGAAGCGGCCATCCGTCAGGCGCTGGCGGGCGGGCGCATCGGCAGCCTGCTCGATCTCGGCACCGGCACCGGCCGCATTCTCGAACTGTTCGCCGACGAGATGGAGCGCGGCGTCGGCATCGACCTCTCCGCCGAAATGCTGGCGGTGGCGCGGGCCAATCTCGACCGCGCCGGCGTGCGCAACGCCACGGTGCGTCAGGGCGACATTTACAGCCTCGCTTTGCCGCGCGACGCCTTCGACGTGGTGATCGTGCACCAGGTGCTGCATTTCCTTGAGGACGCACCGCGCGCCATCAAGGAAGCCGCACGGGTGCTGCGCCCCGGCGGGCGGCTGCTCGTGGTCGATTTCGACCCGCACGACCTCGAATTCCTGCGCGAACAGCACGCTCATCGCCGGCTCGGCTTCGCGCCGGAAATCATGGAAAGCTGGCTCGCCCAGGCCGGGCTCGTGCCGCAATCCCATCGCCTGCTGGCGCCGAAAGGCGACGGCCGGCTCACCGTCTCGCTCTGGCTGGCCCGCGATCCGCGTGCGGTGCGCGCCGAAGCCCAACACGACAAGGAGGTCGCCTGA
- a CDS encoding MOSC domain-containing protein, translating into MPSRSPAPPAPDLFGAPVARPGRRLTAQLAQTLIADGPGFATRAVAEIAVTLEGIEGDRHAGFARRADARVPWYPRGAPIRNSRQVSLVAPDELAEIARRLGVPAVEPEWIGANLVIAGVPDLTGLPPGTRLHFTGGAALVVEGANAPCRHAGAAIAAATGHEEAELGFAKVAKGLRGLVAWVERAGALTAGTEVSVRVPPQRLWGG; encoded by the coding sequence ATGCCCTCCCGCTCCCCCGCGCCGCCGGCGCCTGACCTGTTCGGCGCGCCCGTCGCGCGGCCTGGTCGCCGCCTTACCGCGCAACTCGCCCAGACGCTGATCGCCGATGGGCCGGGCTTCGCCACCCGCGCGGTGGCGGAAATCGCGGTCACGCTCGAGGGCATCGAGGGCGATCGCCATGCCGGCTTTGCCCGCCGGGCCGATGCGCGCGTGCCCTGGTATCCGCGCGGCGCGCCGATCCGCAACAGCCGGCAGGTCTCGCTGGTGGCGCCCGACGAACTCGCCGAGATCGCCCGCCGGCTCGGTGTGCCGGCGGTGGAGCCGGAATGGATCGGCGCCAATCTGGTGATCGCCGGCGTGCCGGATCTCACCGGCCTGCCGCCGGGCACGCGGCTGCATTTCACGGGCGGCGCGGCGCTGGTGGTGGAGGGAGCGAACGCACCCTGCCGCCATGCCGGCGCGGCGATCGCGGCGGCGACCGGCCATGAGGAGGCGGAACTCGGTTTCGCCAAGGTGGCGAAAGGGCTGCGCGGGCTGGTCGCCTGGGTGGAGCGGGCCGGCGCGCTCACGGCCGGCACCGAGGTGAGCGTGCGCGTTCCGCCCCAGCGCCTCTGGGGCGGTTAA
- a CDS encoding L,D-transpeptidase family protein gives MMVVRLGFVPAVALSVLASVGTAAAQYYPADGQDPAAQGGSAYDAAGSRANENVEVPAAYDPYGTTATGGAGAPAGAYGQQGAYGQPGAYGQQPQAAYGTTPPGVRDPYAPAAPGVPPVATAPYANPASQPNGYPPGAYSGQPPAGMASPYGNPATAAQPAPAQAAYGQPGYGQQNYGQPPAYGQPAANNGSNTYGANGSSVAMLPPEDQPEEGPPKELPANLKRQVVDYVTKEPPGTIVIDTPNTYLYYVLPGGKAERYGIGVGREGFTWAGTEKISRKAEWADWRPPAEMIERQPYLPRFMAGGPGNPLGARTMYLGGTIYRIHGTNQPSTIGQFMSSGCIRMLNEDVEALYDKVKVGTKVVVLPGNPPATANAGGVPPTAAAPVAETGFAVR, from the coding sequence ATGATGGTCGTTCGCCTCGGTTTCGTTCCCGCTGTCGCCTTGTCGGTCCTGGCATCGGTCGGCACCGCCGCAGCCCAGTATTACCCCGCTGACGGCCAGGACCCTGCCGCGCAGGGTGGTTCGGCCTATGACGCGGCCGGCAGCCGCGCGAATGAGAATGTCGAGGTGCCCGCCGCCTATGACCCCTATGGGACGACAGCCACGGGCGGCGCGGGCGCGCCGGCGGGCGCCTATGGTCAGCAGGGGGCCTATGGCCAGCCCGGCGCCTATGGCCAGCAGCCGCAGGCGGCCTATGGCACCACGCCTCCCGGCGTGCGCGATCCCTATGCCCCGGCGGCGCCGGGTGTTCCCCCGGTCGCGACAGCGCCCTATGCCAACCCCGCCAGCCAGCCCAATGGCTATCCGCCGGGCGCCTATTCCGGCCAGCCGCCGGCCGGCATGGCCTCGCCCTATGGCAACCCTGCCACCGCTGCGCAGCCCGCGCCCGCACAGGCCGCCTATGGCCAGCCCGGCTACGGCCAGCAGAATTATGGCCAGCCCCCAGCCTATGGCCAGCCGGCGGCAAACAATGGCTCCAACACCTATGGCGCCAACGGCTCCAGCGTCGCCATGCTGCCGCCCGAGGACCAGCCGGAAGAAGGCCCGCCCAAGGAACTGCCGGCCAATCTGAAGCGCCAGGTGGTGGACTATGTGACCAAGGAGCCCCCGGGCACCATCGTCATCGACACCCCGAACACCTACCTCTATTACGTGCTGCCCGGCGGCAAGGCCGAGCGCTACGGCATCGGCGTCGGCCGCGAAGGCTTCACCTGGGCCGGCACGGAGAAGATCAGCCGCAAGGCCGAATGGGCCGATTGGCGCCCGCCGGCGGAAATGATCGAGCGCCAGCCCTATCTGCCGCGCTTCATGGCCGGCGGCCCGGGCAACCCGCTCGGCGCGCGTACCATGTATCTCGGCGGCACGATCTACCGTATCCACGGCACCAACCAGCCCTCCACCATCGGCCAGTTCATGTCGTCGGGCTGCATCCGCATGCTGAACGAGGATGTGGAAGCGCTGTATGACAAGGTGAAGGTCGGCACCAAGGTCGTGGTGCTGCCGGGCAACCCGCCCGCCACCGCCAATGCCGGCGGCGTGCCCCCCACCGCCGCCGCGCCTGTCGCCGAGACCGGCTTCGCCGTCCGCTAA
- a CDS encoding OpgC family protein, with protein MATTPAEPAERPAPPPTVSGRDLRLDLFRGLALWFIFLNHVPNNVGNWITNRNFGFSDATEIFVFISGYTAAMVYGRQLDSSGMIVTSARILRRAWQLYIAFIFLFVIYLAEISYVVGSFENPLYAEEMGALQFLAEPDVALVQALLLKFRPANMDVLPLYIVLLATFPPILWALKRWPDATLFASFLLWLAVQFLGFNLPGYPDDRMWFFNPFAWQLMFVFGGWCGLGGSDRLAGLVHARVVLVLSVLYLALSLAVVTSWYWPPMEGFVPPVIGDIIYPISKTDLSVLRFLHFLALAVVVVRLIPVNAGFLRWDVLKPMIMCGQHSLEVFCFGVFLSFAAHFVLNEVSGTILMQLTMSVSGIALMVGLSALLSWYARVERERMARKKAG; from the coding sequence ATGGCGACCACGCCTGCGGAGCCGGCCGAACGGCCGGCCCCGCCTCCCACCGTCTCCGGGCGCGATCTGCGGCTCGACCTGTTCCGCGGGCTGGCGCTGTGGTTCATCTTCCTGAACCATGTGCCCAACAATGTCGGCAACTGGATCACCAACCGCAATTTCGGCTTCTCCGACGCGACCGAGATCTTCGTCTTCATCTCCGGCTACACCGCCGCGATGGTCTATGGCCGGCAGCTCGATTCCAGCGGCATGATCGTGACCTCCGCGCGCATCCTGCGGCGGGCCTGGCAGCTCTACATCGCCTTCATCTTCCTCTTCGTCATCTATCTCGCCGAAATCTCCTATGTCGTCGGCAGCTTCGAGAACCCGCTCTATGCCGAGGAGATGGGCGCGCTGCAGTTCCTCGCCGAGCCGGATGTGGCGCTGGTGCAGGCGCTGCTGCTGAAGTTCCGCCCCGCCAATATGGACGTGCTGCCGCTCTATATCGTGCTGCTCGCCACCTTCCCGCCGATCCTGTGGGCGCTGAAGCGCTGGCCCGACGCCACGCTCTTCGCCTCCTTCCTGCTCTGGCTCGCCGTGCAGTTCCTCGGCTTCAACCTGCCGGGCTATCCGGACGACCGGATGTGGTTCTTCAACCCCTTCGCCTGGCAGCTCATGTTCGTGTTCGGCGGCTGGTGCGGGCTGGGCGGCAGCGACCGGCTGGCGGGGCTGGTGCACGCCCGGGTGGTTCTCGTGCTCTCCGTGCTCTATCTCGCTCTGTCGCTGGCGGTGGTGACGAGTTGGTACTGGCCGCCGATGGAAGGTTTCGTGCCGCCGGTAATCGGTGACATCATCTACCCCATCAGCAAGACCGACCTTTCCGTGCTGCGCTTCCTGCACTTCCTCGCGCTGGCCGTGGTGGTCGTCAGGTTGATACCGGTCAATGCCGGCTTTCTGCGCTGGGATGTGCTCAAACCCATGATCATGTGCGGCCAGCACTCGCTGGAAGTGTTCTGCTTCGGCGTCTTCCTTTCTTTTGCCGCACATTTCGTGCTCAACGAAGTCTCCGGCACGATCCTCATGCAACTGACCATGAGCGTGTCCGGCATCGCCTTAATGGTAGGTCTCTCGGCTTTGCTGTCGTGGTATGCTCGCGTCGAGCGCGAGAGGATGGCGCGCAAGAAGGCTGGCTAG
- the tsaA gene encoding tRNA (N6-threonylcarbamoyladenosine(37)-N6)-methyltransferase TrmO, translating to MSVENDDTACGTTGAAGAFGVRPGEVTVELPAQPDAGVYFIGRIRTPWTQRADCPKNAGEAMTRQAVCTVEIDPPFRPALQGLEGTTHLWLLYYMDRAPRNLAVQVPRRSGTAHGTFALRSPARPNPIALSAVRLLGIESGTLTVIGPDCLDGTPLLDIKPYFASTDCHPDATVGWHRDRDGEGPSDPA from the coding sequence ATGAGCGTTGAGAATGACGACACCGCGTGCGGGACGACCGGCGCCGCCGGCGCTTTCGGTGTACGCCCGGGCGAGGTGACGGTGGAACTGCCGGCGCAGCCCGATGCGGGCGTCTATTTCATAGGCCGCATCCGCACCCCGTGGACGCAGCGCGCCGACTGCCCGAAGAATGCCGGCGAGGCGATGACCCGGCAGGCGGTGTGCACCGTCGAGATCGACCCGCCCTTCCGCCCGGCGCTGCAGGGGCTGGAAGGCACCACCCATCTGTGGCTGCTCTATTACATGGACCGGGCGCCGCGAAACCTCGCCGTGCAGGTGCCGCGCCGCTCCGGCACCGCCCATGGCACCTTCGCCCTGCGCAGCCCGGCGCGGCCCAACCCGATCGCGCTGAGTGCGGTGAGGCTCCTCGGCATCGAAAGCGGTACGCTGACCGTGATCGGCCCGGATTGCCTCGACGGCACGCCGCTCCTCGACATCAAGCCCTATTTCGCCTCGACCGACTGCCACCCCGACGCAACCGTCGGCTGGCACCGCGACCGTGACGGCGAAGGGCCTTCTGACCCAGCGTGA
- a CDS encoding SGNH/GDSL hydrolase family protein has product MPLRRLAPLALSAALLTPAAPVLAQSVIPASCPTSKTLTRLNVPLTRTAAALRAGGKVVIVAIGSSSTAGAGASSPQATYPSRLEATLRARFPAADISVVNRGVNGQDAPEMLARFDTDVAALKPTLVIWQSGVNALFRDNGLASADDLLHEAIARVKAIGADLVLVDPQYAPRVLADADSGPMVRLMNEVGAEEGVAVYHRFALMRDWHETASMGFDSFLWKDKFHMNDWGYDCFARDLGRAVVANVESQQRSADMSVGGGSGAAPAGATRATPAVAGAAR; this is encoded by the coding sequence ATGCCCCTGCGCCGTCTCGCCCCCCTCGCCCTTTCCGCCGCCCTGCTGACCCCGGCCGCTCCGGTACTTGCCCAGAGCGTGATCCCGGCCAGTTGCCCCACCAGCAAGACGCTGACCCGGCTCAACGTTCCGCTCACCCGCACCGCCGCCGCGCTGCGGGCCGGCGGCAAGGTGGTGATCGTCGCCATCGGCTCTTCCTCCACCGCCGGGGCGGGCGCCAGTTCGCCGCAGGCGACCTATCCGAGCCGGCTGGAGGCGACGCTGCGCGCGCGCTTCCCCGCCGCCGACATCAGCGTGGTCAACCGCGGCGTGAACGGCCAGGACGCGCCGGAAATGCTGGCGCGCTTCGACACCGATGTGGCGGCGCTGAAACCGACGCTGGTGATCTGGCAGTCCGGGGTCAACGCGCTGTTCCGCGACAACGGCCTTGCCTCCGCCGACGACCTCCTGCACGAGGCCATCGCCCGGGTGAAGGCGATCGGCGCCGATCTGGTGCTGGTCGATCCGCAATATGCGCCGCGCGTGCTGGCCGATGCCGATAGCGGGCCGATGGTGCGATTGATGAACGAGGTGGGGGCGGAGGAAGGCGTGGCGGTCTATCACCGCTTCGCGCTGATGCGCGACTGGCACGAGACGGCGTCGATGGGCTTCGACTCCTTCCTCTGGAAGGACAAGTTCCACATGAACGACTGGGGCTATGACTGCTTCGCCCGCGATCTCGGCCGCGCGGTGGTGGCCAATGTGGAATCGCAGCAGCGCTCCGCCGATATGAGCGTGGGCGGCGGTTCCGGCGCGGCGCCGGCGGGGGCGACGAGAGCGACCCCGGCGGTGGCGGGCGCGGCGCGGTAA